The Zalophus californianus isolate mZalCal1 chromosome 7, mZalCal1.pri.v2, whole genome shotgun sequence genome includes a region encoding these proteins:
- the LOC113927501 gene encoding UL16-binding protein 1-like, producing the protein MQPPATTRFTLGLPVLLLVRWVTAAAAGSVVGATSSGREIHALSLSYNFNITSQARPGQPWCEIQGLVDGNQFLSYDCRSKEVQPVGPLGMKLRDTAFWERQKEILEDLVEELRKKLLDIRTGIFTKSHPLTLQGRLMYECGPDRQPRGSWQFAFNEQITHRFDPEIRKWTVVHPGGQQFQGTLDKDGELTGFLMRISNGDCKGWLQQVLEHWDEMLEKTAPPTTQQDTAPARNTAIGPGTWIPTLLLSCAVLIGIHVGLL; encoded by the exons ATGCAGCCTCCTGCCACCACCAGGTTCACGCTGGGCCTCCCGGTCCTGCTGCTGGTGCGCTGGGTcacggcggcggcggccggaTCGGTCGTGGGCGCGACGAGCAGCGGGCGAGAGATAC atgctctctctctttcctacaACTTCAACATCACATCTCAGGCCAGGCCTGGACAACCATGGTGTGAGATTCAAGGCCTGGTCGATGGAAACCAGTTTCTTTCTTACGACTGTCGGAGCAAGGAGGTCCAACCGGTTGGTCCTCTGGGGATGAAGCTGAGGGACACGGCGTTTTGGGAGAGACAAAAGGAAATTCTGGAAGACCTGGTGGAAGAGCTCAGAAAGAAACTGCTGGACATCAGAACAGGGATTTTCACTAAGAGCC ATCCTCTCACCCTGCAGGGCAGGCTGATGTATGAGTGTGGACCGGACAGACAGCCCAGAGGATCCTGGCAGTTTGCCTTCAATGAGCAGATAACCCACCGCTTTGACCCGGAGATCAGAAAGTGGACAGTGGTGCATCCTGGAGGCCAACAGTTCCAGGGCACATTGGACAAGGACGGAGAGCTGACCGGCTTCCTCATGAGGATCTCCAACGGAGACTGTAAGGGCTGGCTCCAGCAAGTATTGGAGCACTGGGATGAAATGCTGGAGAAAACAG CGCCACCAACCACTCAGCAGGACACGGCCCCGGCCAGGAACACGGCCATCGGACCCGGCACCTGGatccccaccctgctcctcagCTGCGCAGTCCTAATTGGCATCCATGTCGGCCTCCTTTAG